One segment of Variovorax sp. V93 DNA contains the following:
- a CDS encoding LysR substrate-binding domain-containing protein, translating to MGCPVRRRHPQGRRWEQVLRPRDVLNERLISFSRGTPQGRIIADWCAGSQAEAASSIDVRSGQMACALAACGAGVAIVDDLTARAHRSGELDFRPIVNPSLGIFALTHEGFAPSVLGKRMVERVAASLKQAGGG from the coding sequence ATGGGATGTCCGGTGCGACGAAGGCACCCGCAAGGCCGCCGGTGGGAGCAAGTGCTGCGCCCCCGCGATGTGCTGAATGAGCGCCTGATCTCGTTCAGCCGGGGCACGCCGCAGGGCCGCATCATTGCTGACTGGTGCGCGGGCAGCCAGGCGGAGGCGGCGTCATCGATCGACGTACGCTCCGGGCAGATGGCCTGCGCGCTGGCGGCCTGCGGCGCCGGTGTCGCGATCGTGGACGACCTGACGGCGCGCGCCCATCGCAGCGGCGAGCTGGACTTCCGGCCCATCGTCAACCCATCGCTGGGCATCTTCGCGCTCACGCACGAGGGCTTCGCGCCGTCGGTGCTCGGCAAGCGGATGGTCGAACGGGTCGCCGCATCGCTGAAGCAGGCCGGGGGCGGCTGA